Proteins encoded together in one Mycobacterium sp. MS1601 window:
- the urtB gene encoding urea ABC transporter permease subunit UrtB: protein MDVLIGQLATGLSLGSILLLAALGLSLTFGQMGVINMAHGEFIMAGCYTAFVVQQVVSNAGASLFISLIVGFLIGGALGVLLEVTLIQRMYDRPLDTLLVTFGVGLILQQVARDIFGAPAVNVIAPAWLSGGFDIMGAVVPKTRLFILVLAVVCVTVLAMVLKVSPMGRRIRAVVQNRDLAETSGISSRKTDITTFFIGSGLAGVAGVALTLIGSTSPTIGQSYLIDAFLVVVVGGLGQIKGTVIAAFGIGFLNSFIEYNTTASLAKVILFVLIVIFLQVRPQGLFTVRTRSLV from the coding sequence ATGGATGTCCTGATCGGACAGCTGGCAACAGGATTGAGCCTCGGCTCAATCCTGTTGCTCGCTGCACTCGGATTGTCACTGACCTTCGGCCAGATGGGCGTCATCAACATGGCGCACGGCGAGTTCATCATGGCCGGCTGCTACACCGCGTTCGTGGTGCAGCAAGTTGTCTCCAACGCCGGTGCGTCACTGTTCATCTCGCTGATCGTCGGCTTTCTCATCGGCGGCGCGCTCGGTGTGCTGCTGGAGGTGACGCTGATCCAGCGGATGTACGACCGACCACTGGACACCCTGCTGGTGACCTTCGGCGTCGGCTTGATCCTGCAGCAGGTCGCCCGGGACATCTTCGGTGCACCCGCCGTCAACGTCATTGCGCCGGCCTGGCTTTCGGGCGGATTCGACATCATGGGCGCGGTGGTCCCCAAGACCCGCCTGTTCATCCTGGTGTTGGCCGTGGTGTGTGTGACGGTGCTGGCCATGGTGCTCAAGGTGAGCCCGATGGGCCGACGCATCCGGGCCGTGGTGCAAAACCGCGACCTGGCAGAGACCAGCGGCATCTCGTCCCGCAAGACCGATATCACCACGTTCTTCATCGGCTCCGGGCTGGCCGGCGTGGCAGGCGTGGCGCTGACGTTGATCGGTTCCACCAGCCCGACCATCGGCCAGAGCTACCTGATCGACGCCTTCCTGGTGGTCGTGGTGGGTGGCCTCGGGCAGATCAAGGGCACCGTCATCGCGGCCTTCGGCATCGGCTTCCTCAACTCGTTCATCGAGTACAACACCACCGCATCACTGGCCAAGGTGATCCTGTTCGTCCTCATCGTGATCTTCCTGCAGGTCCGGCCGCAGGGCCTGTTCACCGTTCGGACAAGGAGTCTCGTATGA